The following nucleotide sequence is from Streptomyces pactum.
ACCGGGACGGCGCAGCTCACGGGGGACGGTGTGGTCCGCGCCTGGCCGGTGTGGCGCGCGGGGAGACGGTGAGGCCCACCGGCGGAGGGCGTCACGCGCGGGTGGACGGCGTGGCCCATGGGGGGAGGCCGGGCGCACGGGGACGGCCGGGCACACGGGTACGGGCCGACGTCCGGGACCGCCGCGGGTGGGGGCCCGCGCGGCCGGGGCGGCACCGGCACCCGGCAGGGACCACGGCCGTCGGTCCGCCCGGCGCGTGGCCGGGTGTCGGCACCCTGAGCGGTACGGGACCGGGAGCCGGCACCCACTGCGGTGGCGTTGGGCCGCCGACCGGCAGCGGCACGGGGCTCGCAAGCCGGTGCCCCGAGCGGCACGGGGCCGGGGGCCGGCACCCCGAGCGGCACAAGATCGCCGGCCGGCGCCCCGGCGGGAGATGACGGGGCAGGGGCCGCCGGCCGGCGGCCCGGCGGCGGGTGGCGGGTCAGGGGCGGTCGTCGGCCAGGGCGGCCAGCCGCTCGCGGAACTCCCGGACCTCGCGGAGCCCGCCCCAGCCACCGGCCAGCCGCCGGTCCAGCCCGTGCAGTTCGCGGGCGACGGTCAGCCGCCGGGCCGCCGCCGCCTCGGCCACCACCGGTGCCGCGAGGTCCAGGGCCACGTCGGGGTGTCCGGCGCAGGCGTGGCAGTCCGCCAGCCGCACGGTGAGCAGCAGCCGGGCGGGCAGCATGGCCGGCGGGAGGCTCCCCAGGGCCCGCGCGGTCGCCCGGACGGCACGGCGGGCGGCGGCCCGGTCCGCCACCGCGGTGGACAGGTCGCGCAGCGCGCCGCCGGCCGCCGACTCGATCCGCAACTCGCCGCCGCCGCCCCGCAGCCAGGGGGCCTCCTCCAGGTCGTGGCGGCCCAGCCGGGCCAGCCCCCGGCGTCCCAGGGTCAGGTGGTGGCGGCTCTCCGCGCCCTCGCCGAGCAGCGCGTGGCCCCGCGCCTGGTACAGGTGCCCCAGCACCGCGGTCCAGCCGCGCCGGGGGTCCAGCGCCGCCAGGGCCTGGGCGTACCCGAGGGCCGACGCGGCGTCGCCGTCCAGCCGCGCCAGTACGCTCATGTCGACCAGCACGGTGGCCCGTACCGGTACGGCGTCGGCCGCGTCCGCCCAGCGCAGCGCGTGCCCGAACCAGGCCATGGCGATGGCGCTCTGGCCCCGGTGCATCCGCAGCCGGCCCGCGAGCTGGGCGTAGCGCGCGGCGAGCCGCAACTGCCCGGCGGCCGGCCGGCCCGCCGCGTCCGCCGCCCGCGCCCAGTCCACCACCGAGCGCAGGACCCGTTCCACGGTGCCCAGCAGGGCGGTGGAGGTGGTGTGCGTGGTGACGCGCAGGCATCCGTCGAGCAGCGCGGTGAGGCCGTGGACGACGTCCGGGTCCGCCGTGACCGGCGTCCGGGCCGTTCCCGCCGCCTCCACCTCGGCGAGCAGCGCCGGCAGGTCGCCCGCGGCGGGCACCGGACAGTCGGCGGGGCCGTGCAGCGGACAGGGCGTGCCGTCCGGGGAGAGCCGGGCCGGCCACTCGCCGGTCACCGCCGCGGGGGCCGGGGGCGCCGGGGACGGGGGTCCGTCGCCGCGCCGGCCCCC
It contains:
- a CDS encoding helix-turn-helix domain-containing protein is translated as MREIRPQEPTGRPRPAGRLAEFGSRLKYHRRRAGLTQHQLGLRLGYHHTLISKWESGLREPPADLVRRLDAALATGGELTALVAGVAEVTGAPGRTGAPRLEPGLFTPLPGGRRGDGPPSPAPPAPAAVTGEWPARLSPDGTPCPLHGPADCPVPAAGDLPALLAEVEAAGTARTPVTADPDVVHGLTALLDGCLRVTTHTTSTALLGTVERVLRSVVDWARAADAAGRPAAGQLRLAARYAQLAGRLRMHRGQSAIAMAWFGHALRWADAADAVPVRATVLVDMSVLARLDGDAASALGYAQALAALDPRRGWTAVLGHLYQARGHALLGEGAESRHHLTLGRRGLARLGRHDLEEAPWLRGGGGELRIESAAGGALRDLSTAVADRAAARRAVRATARALGSLPPAMLPARLLLTVRLADCHACAGHPDVALDLAAPVVAEAAAARRLTVARELHGLDRRLAGGWGGLREVREFRERLAALADDRP